In the genome of Telluria beijingensis, one region contains:
- the ftsX gene encoding permease-like cell division protein FtsX produces the protein MSPWLRQHRFALGAALSTVRKSPGSFLFNVLVVAFALTLPFAGITLLDNVRPLSEQLSVDPEISVFMREDTARADAEALAPRIRQIVAPQGQAGAEIAFIPREQALASLKERSGLGDVLETLGDNPLPDSYVMKLEGFASAGAADQVDLITERLGALPGVETVQVDTAWVKRLAAMLAILRLALLLLAATLGIVVIAVVFNTIRLQVLTQKEEISVSRLLGATNDFIHRPFFYTGALLGLCAGAVALGAVTLALRPLNGAIGEFARLYGSNFQLAPLGGLEIGGLLAISAGLGLVGALLSVRRHLARHR, from the coding sequence ATGAGCCCGTGGCTGCGCCAGCACCGCTTCGCCCTCGGGGCCGCGCTGTCGACGGTGCGCAAGTCGCCCGGCAGCTTCCTGTTCAATGTGCTGGTGGTCGCGTTCGCGCTGACCCTGCCGTTCGCGGGCATCACCCTGCTCGACAATGTCCGGCCCCTGTCCGAGCAATTGTCGGTCGATCCCGAGATCAGCGTCTTCATGCGCGAAGACACCGCCCGCGCCGACGCCGAGGCGCTGGCGCCGCGCATCCGCCAGATCGTCGCACCCCAAGGGCAGGCAGGGGCCGAGATCGCCTTCATCCCGCGCGAGCAGGCGCTCGCTTCGCTCAAGGAGCGAAGCGGCCTGGGCGACGTGCTGGAGACCCTGGGCGACAATCCCCTGCCCGACAGCTATGTGATGAAGCTGGAAGGCTTCGCCAGCGCCGGCGCCGCCGACCAGGTCGACCTGATCACCGAGCGCCTGGGCGCGCTGCCGGGCGTCGAGACGGTGCAGGTCGATACGGCCTGGGTCAAGCGCCTGGCCGCGATGCTGGCCATCCTGCGCCTGGCGCTGCTGCTGCTGGCGGCGACCCTGGGCATCGTCGTCATCGCGGTGGTGTTCAACACCATCCGCCTGCAGGTGCTGACGCAGAAAGAAGAGATCTCGGTCTCCAGGCTGCTGGGCGCGACCAACGATTTCATCCACCGTCCCTTCTTCTATACCGGCGCCCTGCTGGGCCTGTGCGCCGGTGCGGTGGCGCTGGGCGCAGTGACCCTGGCGCTACGGCCGCTGAACGGCGCGATCGGCGAATTCGCCCGGCTCTACGGCTCGAATTTCCAGCTGGCGCCGCTGGGCGGCCTGGAAATCGGCGGCCTGCTGGCGATCAGCGCCGGGCTGGGCCTGGTCGGCGCGCTGCTGTCGGTGCGGCGCCATCTGGCGCGGCACCGGTGA
- a CDS encoding cell division ATP-binding protein FtsE, producing the protein MIAFQSVSKQYTHGDARGAYALHDVTLDIAKGELVYLAGPSGAGKSTLMKMVAAVERPSSGVVTVNGQDIGRLKPAGIPFLRRNIGIIFQQQRLLNDRNILANTMLPLLVTGARTADAAQRARAALDRVGLLDRARAMPLELSGGEQQRVAVARAIVNRPQIILADEPTANLDRVAADKVLDALRAFHSAGVTCVISTHDEQVLEGAARVIRLEQGQLVGGAA; encoded by the coding sequence ATGATCGCATTCCAGTCGGTATCCAAGCAATATACACACGGCGATGCGCGCGGCGCGTATGCGCTGCACGACGTCACCCTCGACATCGCCAAGGGCGAGCTGGTCTACCTGGCCGGGCCCTCGGGCGCCGGCAAGTCGACCCTCATGAAGATGGTGGCGGCGGTCGAGCGTCCCAGCAGCGGCGTGGTGACCGTCAATGGCCAGGACATCGGCCGCCTCAAGCCGGCCGGGATCCCCTTCCTGCGCCGCAATATCGGCATCATCTTCCAGCAGCAGCGCCTGCTCAACGACCGCAACATCCTGGCCAATACCATGCTGCCGCTGCTGGTGACGGGCGCCCGCACGGCGGACGCCGCCCAGCGCGCACGCGCCGCCCTCGACCGCGTCGGACTGCTGGACCGCGCCAGGGCGATGCCGCTCGAACTGTCCGGTGGCGAACAGCAGCGGGTTGCGGTGGCGCGCGCGATCGTCAACCGGCCGCAGATCATCCTGGCCGATGAACCCACCGCCAACCTCGACCGGGTGGCGGCCGACAAGGTGCTCGACGCGCTGCGCGCCTTCCACTCCGCCGGCGTGACCTGCGTCATTTCGACCCACGATGAGCAGGTGTTGGAAGGCGCCGCGCGCGTGATCCGCCTCGAGCAGGGCCAACTGGTCGGAGGTGCGGCATGA
- the ftsY gene encoding signal recognition particle-docking protein FtsY, producing the protein MFSFFKRKKTPETPAPEPVVPAVPAVPPPAPAPTPAAAAPAIEAATPIEASVLHEGANLFPETAERPTTEAEKKTSWMARLKAGLSKTSSNLSLLFVGARIDEDLYEELEAALLMSDAGMDATQHLLDELRRKVKEEKLLDAAAVKAALKELMIELLMPLQKPLELGRHEPLVMMISGVNGAGKTTTIGKLAKHMQGFDQSVLLAAGDTFRAAAREQLMVWGQRNNVTVISQQSGDPAAVAFDAVQSGKARGTDVVMVDTAGRLPTQLHLMEELKKIKRVIGKGMDGAPHETLLVIDGNTGQNALAQVKAFDDALQLTGLVVTKLDGTAKGGVLAAIARTRPIPVYFIGVGEKLEDLQPFNAEEFVEALLG; encoded by the coding sequence ATGTTTAGCTTCTTCAAGAGAAAAAAAACGCCTGAAACACCGGCGCCGGAACCGGTCGTGCCAGCCGTGCCGGCGGTCCCGCCGCCTGCCCCCGCGCCCACGCCGGCCGCCGCGGCCCCGGCCATCGAAGCGGCCACCCCCATCGAGGCCAGCGTCCTGCACGAAGGCGCCAACCTGTTCCCCGAAACCGCCGAACGCCCCACCACCGAGGCTGAAAAGAAAACCTCGTGGATGGCGCGCCTGAAGGCCGGCCTGTCCAAGACCTCGAGCAACCTGTCGCTGCTGTTCGTCGGCGCCCGCATCGACGAAGACCTGTACGAGGAACTCGAAGCCGCGCTGCTGATGTCGGATGCCGGCATGGACGCCACCCAGCACCTGCTGGACGAATTGCGGCGCAAGGTCAAGGAAGAAAAACTGCTCGATGCCGCCGCCGTCAAGGCCGCGCTCAAGGAATTGATGATCGAGCTGCTCATGCCGTTGCAGAAACCGCTCGAACTGGGCCGCCACGAACCGCTGGTGATGATGATCTCGGGCGTCAATGGCGCCGGCAAGACCACCACCATCGGCAAGCTGGCCAAGCACATGCAGGGCTTCGACCAGTCGGTGCTGCTGGCCGCCGGCGACACCTTCCGCGCCGCCGCGCGCGAGCAATTGATGGTCTGGGGCCAGCGCAACAACGTCACCGTGATCTCGCAGCAGTCGGGCGACCCGGCCGCCGTCGCCTTCGACGCGGTGCAGTCGGGCAAGGCGCGCGGGACGGATGTCGTGATGGTGGACACCGCCGGCCGCCTGCCGACCCAGTTGCACCTGATGGAAGAGCTCAAGAAGATCAAGCGCGTGATCGGCAAGGGCATGGATGGCGCGCCGCACGAGACGCTGCTCGTCATCGACGGCAATACCGGCCAGAACGCACTGGCCCAGGTGAAGGCCTTCGACGATGCGCTGCAGCTGACCGGCCTGGTCGTGACCAAGCTGGACGGCACCGCCAAGGGCGGCGTGCTGGCGGCGATCGCCCGCACCCGTCCGATCCCCGTGTACTTCATCGGCGTCGGCGAGAAGCTGGAAGACCTGCAGCCGTTCAACGCCGAAGAATTCGTCGAAGCGCTGCTCGGTTGA
- a CDS encoding thiamine pyrophosphate-binding protein, giving the protein MTDPTPHPSRTGGQLLVDALRVHGVDTAFGVPGESYLDVLDALHDSDIRFVINRQEGGAAFMAEAYGKMTGKPGICFVTRGPGATNASIGVHTAFQDSTPMILFIGQVGNDFVDREAFQEIDYRRMYGQMAKWVAQIDRADRIPEYLARAFQVATSGRPGPVVLALPEDMLVTTAEVADTRPYQPSHGAPSGAQIATLRAMLAESRRPLVLLGGGTWNAQACADLARFAEANRLPVGCTFRFQDLLDNAHPNYVGDVGIGINPKLAARVKEADLVIAIGPRLGEMTTGGYTLLEAPVPRQRLVHIHPDPEELGSVYQGELMIASGMPQACAMLAAMAPVDSSAWANSVAEAKAELAAWQAQPALLREGVPLDLWQVVQDLMDQLPHDAIITNGAGNYASWAHRFYRYGGMRTQLAPTSGAMGYAVPAGVAAKIVWPERAVVTFAGDGEFMMTGQELATAVQYGAGVVILVFNNNMFGTIRMHQERTYPGRVSGTGLHNPDFAALARAYGGHGEVVDQTADFAPALRRALEHAERHKLPAVIELRYDGNLITPNATLETIRKQAEAAKSRG; this is encoded by the coding sequence ATGACGGACCCTACCCCGCACCCTTCCCGCACCGGCGGCCAACTGCTGGTCGACGCGCTCCGCGTCCACGGCGTCGACACCGCCTTCGGCGTCCCCGGCGAAAGCTACCTGGACGTGCTCGATGCGCTGCACGATTCGGACATCCGCTTCGTGATCAACCGCCAGGAAGGGGGCGCGGCGTTCATGGCCGAGGCCTACGGCAAGATGACCGGCAAACCGGGCATCTGCTTCGTCACCCGCGGTCCCGGCGCCACCAATGCGTCGATCGGCGTGCACACCGCGTTCCAGGACTCGACCCCGATGATCCTGTTCATCGGCCAGGTCGGCAACGACTTCGTCGACCGCGAGGCGTTCCAGGAAATCGACTACCGCCGCATGTACGGCCAGATGGCGAAATGGGTGGCCCAGATCGACCGCGCCGACCGCATTCCCGAATACCTGGCGCGCGCCTTCCAGGTCGCCACCAGCGGCCGCCCCGGCCCGGTGGTGCTGGCGCTGCCGGAAGACATGCTGGTGACGACCGCCGAAGTGGCCGACACCCGCCCCTACCAGCCGTCGCACGGCGCGCCGTCCGGCGCGCAGATTGCCACGCTGCGCGCGATGCTGGCCGAGAGTCGACGCCCGCTGGTCCTGCTGGGCGGCGGCACCTGGAATGCGCAGGCCTGCGCCGACCTGGCCCGCTTCGCCGAAGCCAACCGCCTGCCGGTGGGCTGCACCTTCCGCTTCCAGGACCTGCTCGACAACGCGCATCCGAACTACGTGGGCGACGTCGGCATCGGCATCAACCCGAAGCTGGCCGCGCGCGTCAAGGAGGCCGACCTGGTGATCGCGATCGGCCCGCGCCTGGGCGAGATGACCACCGGCGGCTATACGCTGCTGGAAGCGCCGGTGCCGCGCCAGCGCCTGGTGCATATCCACCCTGACCCGGAAGAACTGGGCAGCGTCTACCAGGGAGAGTTGATGATCGCCAGCGGCATGCCGCAAGCCTGCGCCATGCTGGCCGCGATGGCGCCGGTCGACAGCAGCGCCTGGGCAAACAGCGTGGCCGAGGCGAAGGCCGAACTGGCCGCCTGGCAGGCGCAGCCGGCCCTCTTGAGAGAAGGCGTGCCGCTCGACCTGTGGCAGGTGGTGCAGGACTTGATGGACCAGTTGCCGCACGACGCCATCATCACGAATGGCGCCGGCAACTACGCCTCGTGGGCCCACCGCTTCTACCGCTATGGCGGCATGCGCACCCAACTGGCGCCGACCAGCGGCGCGATGGGTTACGCGGTGCCGGCTGGCGTGGCGGCCAAGATCGTGTGGCCGGAGCGCGCCGTGGTGACCTTCGCCGGCGACGGCGAATTCATGATGACCGGCCAGGAACTGGCGACCGCCGTGCAATACGGCGCCGGGGTCGTGATCCTGGTCTTCAATAACAATATGTTCGGCACCATCCGCATGCACCAGGAGCGCACCTACCCGGGCCGGGTGTCGGGCACGGGCCTGCACAATCCGGACTTCGCCGCGCTGGCGCGCGCCTATGGCGGCCATGGCGAGGTCGTCGACCAGACCGCCGATTTCGCGCCGGCACTGCGCCGTGCGCTCGAACACGCCGAACGCCACAAGCTGCCGGCCGTGATCGAACTGCGCTACGACGGCAACCTGATCACGCCGAACGCCACGCTGGAGACGATCCGCAAGCAGGCCGAAGCCGCCAAGTCGCGGGGTTGA
- a CDS encoding PEP-CTERM sorting domain-containing protein, which produces MSLKTFKKLLVGLSFLASASAFAAPVSITVDLFDIPSYGGLGDPDNFVGTVDVGANSTITSIAFDLTLTALDPSYLSEMVVAFESTDFANGVFFTPGLGDEFPGSASYSGFADLVDLGLSFQVGTDGLLRVEFFEDWDDYFFGTDGFWNGSFTFGVDTIDAPSPVPEPASALLLAAGLATMRYAGRRGARKSAATTMR; this is translated from the coding sequence ATGTCGCTGAAAACGTTCAAGAAACTGCTCGTCGGTTTGTCGTTCCTCGCATCCGCTTCCGCATTCGCCGCGCCGGTCAGCATCACCGTCGACCTCTTCGATATTCCCAGCTACGGTGGACTGGGCGACCCTGACAACTTCGTGGGCACGGTCGATGTGGGCGCCAACTCGACCATCACCAGTATCGCCTTCGACCTCACCCTGACGGCACTCGACCCGAGCTATCTGTCAGAGATGGTAGTGGCGTTCGAAAGCACCGATTTTGCGAATGGCGTGTTCTTCACGCCAGGACTCGGCGACGAGTTCCCCGGCTCTGCCAGCTATTCCGGTTTCGCCGACCTGGTCGACCTGGGCCTGTCGTTCCAGGTGGGCACGGACGGCTTGCTGCGTGTTGAGTTCTTCGAGGATTGGGACGATTATTTCTTCGGCACGGACGGATTCTGGAACGGCAGCTTCACGTTCGGCGTGGACACGATCGACGCACCGTCGCCGGTGCCGGAACCGGCGAGCGCATTGCTGCTGGCAGCAGGCCTCGCCACGATGCGTTATGCGGGCCGGCGCGGCGCGCGCAAATCGGCCGCAACGACAATGCGCTGA
- the glpK gene encoding glycerol kinase GlpK, whose product MTQYILALDQGTTSSRAIVFDHAGLPVASCQREFPQHFPQPGWVEHDPLDIWHSQLACAREALAQGGIAPSQIAAIGIANQRETTILWDRASGEPVANAIVWQDRRTAGACDRLREAGHAPLIQERTGLEIDAYFSATKLQWLLDHVPGARARAEKGELAFGTVDSWLIYRLCGRHVTDTGNAARTMLFNIHTLAWDEDLLALFGIPRALLPEVVPSAGTVGLAAAEWFGHAIPIAGIAGDQQAATFGQACHRKGLVKNTYGTGCFMLMHAGDAAPLSRNRLLATVGWTVDGRTDYLLEGSVFMGGATVQWLRDGLGIIRQSGDVEALATSVPDSGGVMLVPAFTGLGAPHWDPYARGTILGMTRGTTAAHIARAALEAIAYQSAELLNAMQKDAACAVTELRADGGAARNALLMQFQADLLGVEVVCPRVTETTALGAAYLAGLACGYWESLEAIAAQWQVERRYAPRMDAGRREELMERWGRAVGHARSWAMPES is encoded by the coding sequence TTGACGCAATACATCCTCGCTCTCGACCAGGGCACGACCAGTTCGCGCGCCATCGTGTTCGACCATGCCGGCTTGCCGGTGGCGAGCTGCCAGCGTGAATTTCCCCAGCACTTCCCCCAACCTGGCTGGGTCGAGCACGACCCGCTCGATATCTGGCACAGCCAGCTCGCCTGCGCGCGCGAGGCATTGGCCCAGGGCGGCATCGCGCCGTCGCAGATCGCGGCGATTGGCATCGCCAACCAGCGCGAGACCACGATTTTGTGGGACCGCGCCAGCGGCGAGCCGGTGGCCAATGCCATCGTCTGGCAAGACCGGCGCACGGCCGGCGCCTGCGACCGCCTGCGCGAAGCGGGCCACGCGCCATTGATCCAGGAACGCACCGGTCTCGAGATCGACGCCTATTTTTCCGCCACCAAGCTGCAGTGGCTGCTGGACCACGTTCCCGGCGCGCGCGCCCGGGCCGAAAAAGGCGAGCTGGCCTTCGGCACCGTCGACAGCTGGCTCATCTACCGCCTGTGCGGCCGCCACGTCACCGACACCGGCAATGCCGCGCGCACGATGCTGTTCAACATCCACACGCTGGCCTGGGACGAGGACTTGCTGGCGCTGTTCGGCATCCCGCGCGCGCTGCTGCCCGAGGTCGTTCCCAGCGCCGGCACGGTCGGCCTGGCGGCCGCGGAATGGTTCGGCCATGCGATCCCGATCGCCGGCATCGCCGGCGACCAGCAGGCCGCCACCTTCGGGCAAGCCTGCCACCGCAAGGGCCTGGTCAAGAATACCTACGGCACCGGCTGCTTCATGCTGATGCATGCGGGCGATGCTGCGCCGCTCTCCCGCAACCGCCTGCTGGCGACGGTCGGCTGGACCGTCGACGGCCGTACCGACTACCTGCTCGAGGGCAGCGTGTTCATGGGCGGCGCCACCGTGCAATGGCTGCGCGACGGCTTGGGCATCATCCGCCAGTCGGGCGATGTCGAGGCCCTGGCTACCAGCGTGCCGGACAGCGGCGGCGTGATGCTGGTGCCGGCGTTTACGGGCCTTGGGGCGCCGCACTGGGACCCGTATGCGCGCGGCACGATCCTCGGCATGACGCGCGGCACCACGGCCGCCCATATCGCGCGCGCCGCGCTCGAGGCCATCGCCTACCAGAGCGCCGAACTGTTGAACGCGATGCAGAAGGACGCCGCCTGCGCCGTCACCGAACTGCGCGCCGATGGCGGCGCGGCGCGCAACGCGCTGCTGATGCAATTCCAGGCCGACCTGCTCGGGGTCGAGGTGGTCTGCCCGCGCGTCACCGAGACCACCGCCCTCGGCGCGGCCTACCTGGCGGGCCTGGCCTGCGGCTACTGGGAATCGCTGGAGGCGATCGCGGCGCAGTGGCAGGTCGAGCGTCGCTATGCGCCGCGGATGGACGCCGGCCGCCGCGAAGAATTGATGGAGCGCTGGGGGCGGGCGGTCGGGCATGCGCGGTCGTGGGCCATGCCGGAGAGCTAG
- a CDS encoding Csu type fimbrial protein, protein MMSTPNRNRAATRVLAAVLAAVMPFTSAVAASPATAKFDVTMSVVADCTVTATSLDFGQTGLITSAKNGQSNLTVTCTNTTPYNVGLDAGTGAGSSGTTRFLSGSSGANTDKVKFNLYRSPGAGLWGNTQGTDTLAGTGNGDKQTLTVYGEIPVQNAPTPDNYKSQITASVYF, encoded by the coding sequence ATGATGTCGACCCCGAACCGTAACCGCGCAGCAACCCGCGTCCTGGCTGCTGTCCTGGCCGCCGTCATGCCTTTCACCAGCGCCGTCGCCGCCAGCCCGGCCACCGCCAAGTTCGACGTGACGATGAGCGTCGTGGCCGACTGCACCGTCACCGCGACCAGCCTCGATTTCGGCCAGACCGGCCTGATCACCTCGGCCAAGAACGGTCAATCCAACTTGACTGTGACATGCACCAACACGACGCCTTACAATGTGGGATTGGATGCCGGTACCGGCGCCGGTTCGAGCGGCACGACGCGTTTCCTGTCGGGCAGCAGCGGCGCGAATACCGATAAAGTGAAATTCAATCTGTACCGTTCGCCGGGCGCGGGCCTGTGGGGCAACACCCAGGGCACCGATACCCTGGCCGGCACCGGTAATGGCGACAAGCAGACCCTGACCGTGTACGGCGAGATCCCGGTGCAGAATGCGCCGACGCCGGACAACTACAAGTCGCAAATCACGGCATCCGTTTATTTCTAA
- a CDS encoding fimbrial biogenesis chaperone translates to MRSLRCAAIAAARFTALSLTLGASTLAHGANLQISPVSISFQPGQNAAGIQLQNNGDTPLYGQVRVYAWDQRDGNDALTPTTQLVASPPVIEVAPNSTQTIRLVRRAGAQAAPGGAEQTFRILIDELPRGDSPQGNVAIRLQYSVPAFVLPADGQAAPRLEWSTFQRNGAWHLRAFNTGNLHAQIGATSVRIGERDVELSKGLLGYALPNRAREWQLPADVAAGMPAPLAIQAMVNTRPQSASAAVARD, encoded by the coding sequence ATGCGGAGTCTTCGCTGCGCCGCCATCGCGGCGGCCCGCTTTACAGCCTTGTCCCTAACCCTGGGCGCCAGCACGCTGGCGCATGGCGCCAACCTGCAGATTTCGCCGGTCTCGATCAGCTTCCAGCCGGGCCAGAACGCGGCCGGCATCCAGCTCCAGAACAATGGCGATACGCCGCTGTACGGCCAGGTGCGCGTCTATGCCTGGGACCAGCGTGACGGCAACGACGCCCTGACCCCGACCACGCAACTGGTGGCCAGCCCGCCGGTGATCGAGGTCGCCCCCAACAGCACCCAGACCATCCGCCTGGTGCGCCGCGCCGGCGCGCAAGCCGCCCCCGGCGGCGCCGAGCAGACCTTCCGCATCCTCATCGACGAACTCCCGCGCGGCGACAGCCCGCAGGGCAATGTCGCGATCCGCCTCCAGTATTCGGTGCCGGCCTTCGTGCTGCCGGCCGACGGCCAGGCCGCGCCCAGGCTCGAATGGAGCACCTTCCAGCGCAACGGCGCCTGGCACCTGCGCGCCTTCAACACCGGCAACCTGCACGCCCAGATCGGCGCCACCAGCGTACGCATCGGCGAGCGCGACGTCGAACTCTCCAAGGGCCTGCTGGGCTATGCGCTGCCGAACCGTGCCCGCGAATGGCAGTTGCCGGCCGACGTGGCGGCCGGCATGCCGGCGCCGCTGGCGATCCAGGCCATGGTGAACACCCGGCCCCAGTCCGCCAGCGCCGCCGTCGCCAGGGACTGA
- a CDS encoding fimbria/pilus outer membrane usher protein, producing the protein MRHSTRGLRWRALRSSCLLALSLTPIAAAVAQVAQPAPAPASAEAAQPVELFLETSIDGQPTGQIVSVFQTGATLRMTVETLRELGLDPARFGVAGRSDFSLDEVRGMRWAYDPARQALALTLTDALREQRVLSARTVRKAGPAQASRGMLLNYNVFGQSSSRSMAGTLDLRYFDRHGSLNSTGAAVLRGPGQGYTRYDTSWTRSSQDQLSTWQFGDIVAPALSWTRAMRLGGVEWRRNFDLRPDLVTYPVASVAGSAVVPTSVDLYVNGVRQFSAAVPTGPFVVDQVTGLNGAGQATVVTRDALGREVATTLPLYVDTRLLAQGLSDFALSVGALRRDYGLHSFRYGSPAALASWRHGWSDTMTLEGHAEAGSGLVLAGAGVLKRIPNAGVLSAALAASVGHHRGGQVSLGYQYVSPRFAFDMQSVRASRDYGDLGVLEGVPVPRALDRATLSTSYRGNGLSVSLIQLRLPAATSFGLGSDPLGGGIGAGTPIGPVEDLPAVTRNVSLAWSRSVGQRGNLSVSAFQDLKRHAERGITATFSMAFDSRVSFNTNGGRQRGDRTAAMSLGRAPDFEGGIGWALQSGMAGDQRYHQAQVQYLGSHGRAGIATQRVNGISNTSLDFSGALVAMDGTLVAARQVGNGFALVSTGAPGLPVLQDNRVIGRTDRNGRLLVPDLQPYAANRIAIDPSSLPPDTRIAGSSQDVVPREFAGVVARFEIERYAAATLMLVGPDGQPPEVGTPARLEGAATENTTGAVVGYDGVLFVEGLRAHNRVTVGTGADACEVRFDYKPVEGELPTIGPLACQPVQGRQP; encoded by the coding sequence GTGCGGCACTCGACCCGCGGCCTGCGATGGCGGGCGCTGCGCTCGTCCTGCCTGCTGGCCCTGAGCCTGACGCCGATCGCCGCCGCCGTCGCGCAAGTGGCGCAGCCGGCGCCCGCCCCCGCATCCGCCGAAGCGGCGCAGCCGGTCGAACTCTTTCTTGAAACCAGCATCGACGGCCAGCCGACCGGCCAGATCGTCTCCGTCTTCCAGACCGGCGCCACGCTGCGCATGACGGTCGAGACCCTGCGCGAGCTGGGCCTGGACCCGGCCCGCTTCGGCGTGGCCGGGCGCAGCGATTTTTCGCTGGACGAGGTACGCGGCATGCGCTGGGCGTATGACCCGGCCAGGCAGGCCCTGGCGCTGACCCTGACCGACGCCCTGCGCGAGCAGCGCGTGCTGAGCGCGCGCACGGTACGCAAGGCCGGCCCGGCCCAGGCCAGCCGCGGCATGCTGCTCAACTACAATGTGTTCGGCCAGAGCAGCTCGCGCTCGATGGCCGGCACGCTCGACCTGCGCTATTTCGACCGCCATGGTTCTCTCAACAGCACCGGCGCCGCCGTGCTGCGCGGGCCGGGGCAGGGCTATACGCGCTACGACACCAGCTGGACCCGCTCGTCGCAAGACCAACTGTCGACCTGGCAGTTCGGCGACATCGTCGCCCCGGCGCTCAGCTGGACCCGCGCCATGCGCCTGGGCGGCGTCGAATGGCGCCGCAATTTCGACCTGCGGCCCGACCTCGTGACCTATCCGGTGGCCTCGGTCGCCGGGTCGGCCGTGGTGCCCACCAGCGTCGACCTGTACGTGAACGGCGTGCGCCAGTTCAGCGCCGCCGTGCCCACCGGTCCCTTCGTGGTCGACCAGGTCACGGGCCTGAACGGCGCCGGTCAGGCCACCGTGGTCACCCGCGACGCTTTGGGGCGCGAAGTCGCCACCACCTTGCCGCTGTACGTCGACACCCGCCTGCTGGCGCAGGGCCTGAGCGATTTCGCGCTCTCGGTCGGCGCATTGCGGCGCGACTACGGCCTGCATTCCTTCCGCTACGGCAGCCCGGCGGCGCTGGCGTCGTGGCGCCACGGCTGGAGCGATACCATGACGCTCGAGGGACATGCCGAGGCCGGCAGCGGCCTGGTGCTGGCCGGGGCCGGCGTGCTCAAGCGCATCCCGAACGCGGGCGTGCTCAGCGCCGCGCTGGCCGCGAGCGTCGGCCACCATCGCGGCGGCCAGGTCAGCCTCGGCTACCAGTACGTATCGCCGCGCTTCGCCTTCGACATGCAGTCGGTACGCGCCAGCCGCGACTACGGCGACCTGGGCGTGCTCGAAGGCGTGCCGGTGCCGCGCGCGCTCGATCGCGCCACGCTGAGCACCTCGTACCGCGGCAATGGCTTGAGCGTGAGCCTGATCCAGCTGCGCCTGCCGGCCGCGACCAGCTTCGGCCTGGGGTCCGATCCGCTGGGCGGCGGGATTGGCGCGGGAACGCCGATCGGCCCGGTCGAAGACCTGCCGGCCGTCACCCGCAATGTGTCGCTGGCCTGGTCGCGCAGCGTCGGGCAGCGCGGCAACCTGAGCGTCAGCGCCTTCCAGGACCTGAAGCGGCACGCCGAGCGCGGCATCACCGCCACCTTCAGCATGGCCTTCGATTCGCGGGTCTCGTTCAATACCAACGGGGGCCGCCAGCGCGGCGACAGGACGGCCGCGATGTCGCTCGGACGGGCGCCGGACTTCGAGGGCGGCATCGGCTGGGCGCTGCAGTCCGGCATGGCCGGCGACCAGCGCTACCACCAGGCGCAAGTCCAGTACCTGGGTTCGCACGGCCGCGCCGGCATCGCGACCCAGCGCGTGAACGGCATCAGCAACACCAGCCTGGACTTCAGCGGCGCGCTGGTGGCGATGGACGGCACGCTGGTCGCGGCGCGCCAGGTCGGCAACGGCTTCGCCCTGGTCTCGACCGGCGCGCCCGGCCTGCCGGTGTTGCAGGACAACCGCGTGATCGGCCGCACCGACCGCAATGGACGCCTGTTGGTGCCGGACCTGCAGCCGTACGCCGCCAACCGGATCGCGATCGATCCGTCGTCGCTGCCGCCCGACACCCGCATCGCGGGCAGCAGCCAGGACGTGGTGCCACGCGAGTTTGCCGGCGTGGTGGCGCGCTTCGAGATCGAACGCTATGCGGCCGCGACCCTGATGCTGGTCGGGCCCGACGGCCAACCACCCGAGGTCGGCACGCCCGCGCGCCTGGAAGGCGCGGCCACTGAAAATACAACCGGCGCGGTGGTCGGTTACGATGGCGTGCTGTTCGTCGAAGGATTGCGCGCGCATAACCGGGTGACGGTCGGGACCGGCGCGGATGCCTGCGAGGTGCGTTTCGACTACAAGCCGGTGGAGGGCGAGCTGCCGACCATCGGACCGCTGGCATGCCAGCCCGTGCAAGGAAGACAACCATGA